A genome region from Yoonia vestfoldensis includes the following:
- a CDS encoding glutathione S-transferase family protein: protein MNTLYHYPLSPYSRKVRLCLAEKKIEVGLVEERYWEQSPEFLRRNPAAKVPVLKMNGRIMSESTAICEYLEDVQPTPPLMPRDAEGRYEMRRLIGWFDDKFYHEVTSKLTGERVYRKVMGRGYPDSANVKAGARAIKFHLDYMAHLLENRRWLAGNDMTLADFAGAAHLSCLDYTSDVDWNRHEVVKDWYAKIKSRPAFRSLLADEVPGFQPAAHYADLDF, encoded by the coding sequence ATGAACACGCTGTATCACTATCCCTTGTCGCCCTATTCGCGCAAAGTGCGGCTTTGCCTCGCTGAAAAGAAGATCGAGGTCGGTCTGGTCGAGGAACGTTATTGGGAACAAAGCCCCGAATTCCTGCGCCGCAACCCTGCCGCCAAGGTGCCGGTGCTGAAGATGAATGGCCGTATCATGTCTGAAAGCACGGCGATCTGCGAATATCTGGAAGATGTGCAGCCCACGCCGCCGCTGATGCCGCGTGATGCCGAGGGCCGCTATGAGATGCGCCGCCTGATCGGCTGGTTCGACGACAAGTTTTATCACGAGGTCACGTCCAAGCTGACCGGCGAACGCGTCTATCGCAAGGTGATGGGCCGTGGCTATCCCGACAGCGCCAATGTCAAGGCCGGCGCGCGCGCGATCAAGTTCCATCTGGATTACATGGCGCATCTGCTGGAAAACCGCCGCTGGCTGGCGGGTAATGACATGACGCTGGCGGATTTCGCGGGGGCGGCGCATCTGTCTTGCCTGGATTACACCAGCGATGTCGATTGGAACCGGCATGAGGTGGTCAAGGATTGGTATGCCAAGATCAAGTCCCGTCCGGCGTTCCGGTCCTTGCTGGCTGACGAGGTGCCGGGCTTTCAGCCGGCGGCGCATTATGCTGATCTGGATTTTTAA
- the mtgA gene encoding monofunctional biosynthetic peptidoglycan transglycosylase translates to MADTPKPNKRRARKSARDTAAKKPGLGLRVLRAVRRVLVWGGGGIAGFVLIWTLLYALINPPTNAYMLSESRRLGGVSQDWVALDRIAPVMIRSAVAAEDANFCLHWGLDVNAIRDAMERGRGGASTISQQVVKNVFLWHGRSWARKSIEALWTPVTEVFWSKRRILEIYLNVAEFDAGVFGVQAAARHYFGVDAADLTATQAARLAAILPAPKERSAANPSSFTRNRAAQILQGAATIAADGRAECFER, encoded by the coding sequence ATGGCAGATACCCCCAAACCCAATAAACGGCGCGCGCGCAAATCCGCGCGCGACACGGCGGCAAAGAAACCGGGCCTTGGCCTGCGGGTGCTGCGTGCTGTGCGCCGGGTGCTGGTCTGGGGTGGCGGCGGGATCGCGGGCTTTGTTCTGATCTGGACCCTGCTTTATGCGCTGATCAACCCGCCGACCAATGCCTATATGCTGTCCGAAAGCCGCAGGCTGGGCGGGGTGTCACAGGATTGGGTGGCGCTGGACCGGATCGCGCCTGTGATGATCCGCTCTGCGGTGGCGGCGGAGGATGCCAATTTCTGCCTGCATTGGGGGCTTGATGTGAATGCGATCCGCGACGCGATGGAACGCGGGCGGGGCGGGGCCTCGACCATCAGCCAGCAGGTCGTCAAGAACGTGTTTCTGTGGCATGGCCGGTCCTGGGCGCGCAAGTCGATCGAGGCGCTGTGGACCCCCGTCACCGAAGTGTTCTGGAGCAAACGCCGTATCCTTGAAATCTATCTGAATGTCGCCGAATTCGACGCGGGTGTTTTTGGTGTGCAGGCCGCGGCGCGGCATTATTTTGGCGTTGATGCCGCCGATCTGACCGCGACGCAGGCTGCAAGGCTGGCCGCGATCCTGCCTGCGCCCAAGGAACGCTCTGCCGCTAACCCCAGCAGTTTCACCCGCAACCGCGCCGCCCAGATCTTGCAGGGTGCGGCAACGATCGCGGCGGATGGCCGCGCGGAATGTTTCGAGAGATGA
- the gltB gene encoding glutamate synthase large subunit, with amino-acid sequence MTSYDQSWVAAEEAKRKWMAENGLYRDDDEHASCGVGLVVAIDGTPSRDVVEKGINALKAIWHRGAVDADGKTGDGAGIHVQIPVPFFYDQVRRTGHEPDDDKMIAVGQVFLPRTDFGAQERCRTIVESEVLRMGHYIYGWRHVPVNIEVLGDKANATRPEIEQILIRCEKDMTEEEFERELYIIRRRIEKAAAAAQIPGVYLCSLSCRSVIYKGMMLAEQVAEFYPDLMDVRFESAFAIYHQRYSTNTFPQWSLAQPFRMLAHNGEINTLKGNVNWMKSHEIRMASGAFGDKAEDIKPIIPSGASDSAALDSVFEVLVRAGRNAPMAKTMLVPEAWSQQAVEMPQAWQDMYGYCNAVMEPWDGPAALAMTDGRWVCGGLDRNGLRPLRYVVTGDGLLVAGSEMGMVPVDEASVVEKGALGPGQMIAVDMLEGRLYRDRELKDKLAAAQPFGDWVEKVVDLNNLMCNVPEKALFDGAELRKRQVAAGYSIEELEQVLAPMAEDGKEMIASMGDDTPSAVLSTTYRPLSHFFRQNFSQVTNPPIDSLRESRVMSLKTRFGNLKNVLDEDSSQTEILVLDSPFIANAEFDEMVRQFGDSVAFIDCTFDPGRGALNAGLQRIRAEAEDAVRSGAGHLVLTDQHQSADRVAMPMILATSAVHSGLTGKGLRTFCSVNIRSAECIDPHYFAVLIGCGATTVNAYLAQDSIADRLRRGLIDGTLTDAVRRYRAAIDAGLLKIMSKMGISVLSSYRGGLNFEAVGLSRAMVAEYFPGMHSRISGIGTTGIQAKAEEVHAKGWKSGSDVLPIGGFYKARRSGEKHAWEAQTMHMLQAACNNASYALWQQYSKSMQANPPIHLRDLLAIKPLGAPVPIEEVESITAIRKRFVTPGMSLGALSPEAHKTLNVAMNRIGAKSDSGEGGEDPAHFVPEPNGDNPSAKIKQVASGRFGVTAEYLNACEELEIKVAQGAKPGEGGQLPGMKVTELIARLRHSTKGVTLISPPPHHDIYSIEDLAQLIYDLKQINPRCKVTVKLVASSGVGTIAAGVAKAKADVILISGHNGGTGASPGTSIKYAGLPWEMGLTEAHQVLAMNNLRERITLRTDGGLRTGRDIVMAAMLGAEEYGIGTAALIAMGCIMVRQCQSNTCPVGVCTQDDALRAKFTGNAEKVVNLITFYATEVREILASIGARSLDDVIGRADLLTQVSRGSAHLDDLDLNPLLITVDGAHKIRYDRHRPRTAVNDTLDAQIVQDAARFLNDGEKMQLDYAVQNTLRSIGTRTSSHIVQKFGMRNALQPDHLTVKLRGSAGQSLGAFAAPGLKLEVSGDANDYVGKGLSGGTIVVRPPMISPLVASENTIIGNTVLYGATAGYLFAAGRAGERFAVRNSGAHVVIEGCGTNGCEYMTGGVAVILGGIGANFGAGMTGGMAYLYDPKGASAPLINMETLVTCPVTVDHWHDQLKGLIERHAAETGSRKAADILQHWDVEKAHFVQICPKEMLVHLKHPLMIEETAIPAE; translated from the coding sequence ATGACAAGCTATGACCAGAGCTGGGTAGCGGCAGAAGAAGCCAAGCGCAAATGGATGGCCGAAAACGGCCTCTACCGCGATGATGACGAACATGCGTCTTGCGGTGTCGGCCTTGTGGTCGCGATCGACGGCACGCCCTCGCGTGATGTCGTCGAAAAGGGGATCAATGCGCTCAAAGCGATCTGGCATCGTGGCGCTGTTGATGCCGATGGCAAGACAGGTGATGGCGCGGGCATTCATGTCCAGATCCCGGTGCCGTTCTTTTATGATCAGGTCCGCCGCACCGGCCATGAACCCGATGATGACAAGATGATCGCCGTGGGTCAGGTATTCCTGCCTCGCACCGATTTTGGCGCGCAGGAACGCTGCCGCACGATTGTCGAATCCGAAGTGCTGCGGATGGGCCATTATATCTATGGCTGGCGCCATGTGCCGGTGAATATCGAAGTGCTGGGCGACAAGGCCAATGCCACACGGCCAGAGATCGAGCAGATCCTGATCCGCTGCGAAAAGGACATGACCGAGGAAGAATTCGAGCGCGAGCTTTACATCATCCGCCGCCGCATCGAAAAAGCCGCCGCTGCCGCGCAAATCCCGGGTGTTTATCTGTGTTCGCTGTCCTGCCGGTCGGTGATCTACAAGGGCATGATGCTGGCCGAACAGGTCGCGGAATTCTATCCCGACCTGATGGATGTGCGGTTTGAATCCGCCTTTGCGATCTATCACCAGCGCTATTCGACGAACACCTTTCCGCAATGGTCGCTGGCGCAGCCGTTCCGCATGTTGGCCCATAACGGCGAGATCAACACGCTCAAGGGCAACGTCAACTGGATGAAAAGCCATGAAATCCGCATGGCATCCGGTGCTTTTGGCGATAAGGCCGAAGATATCAAGCCGATCATCCCCTCGGGTGCGTCTGATTCCGCTGCCTTGGATTCTGTTTTCGAAGTGCTGGTCCGCGCCGGTCGCAACGCGCCCATGGCGAAAACCATGCTGGTCCCAGAGGCCTGGTCGCAACAGGCCGTGGAAATGCCGCAGGCCTGGCAGGATATGTACGGCTATTGCAACGCCGTGATGGAACCTTGGGATGGTCCTGCCGCGCTGGCCATGACCGATGGTCGCTGGGTCTGCGGCGGGCTGGACCGCAACGGGTTGCGTCCTTTGCGCTATGTCGTCACGGGCGATGGCCTGCTGGTGGCAGGGTCGGAAATGGGCATGGTCCCCGTGGACGAAGCCAGCGTCGTCGAAAAAGGCGCGCTTGGCCCCGGCCAGATGATCGCCGTCGATATGCTTGAGGGGCGGCTTTACCGCGACCGCGAGCTTAAGGACAAACTGGCCGCTGCCCAGCCCTTTGGTGACTGGGTGGAAAAGGTCGTGGACCTGAACAACCTGATGTGCAACGTGCCGGAAAAGGCGCTGTTTGACGGGGCAGAGCTGCGCAAGCGGCAGGTCGCGGCCGGCTATTCCATCGAAGAGCTGGAACAGGTGCTGGCCCCCATGGCCGAGGATGGCAAGGAAATGATCGCCTCGATGGGCGATGATACGCCATCTGCCGTGCTGTCCACGACCTACCGGCCGTTGTCGCATTTCTTTCGGCAGAATTTCAGCCAGGTCACCAACCCGCCCATCGACTCGTTGCGCGAAAGCCGCGTGATGAGCCTGAAAACGCGGTTCGGCAACCTCAAGAACGTGCTGGACGAGGATTCGTCGCAGACCGAAATTCTGGTGCTGGACAGCCCGTTCATCGCCAATGCGGAATTCGACGAAATGGTCCGCCAGTTCGGTGATAGCGTCGCCTTTATCGACTGTACCTTTGACCCCGGACGGGGCGCGCTGAATGCGGGACTGCAACGTATCCGCGCCGAGGCGGAAGACGCCGTGCGATCCGGTGCGGGCCATCTGGTGCTGACCGACCAGCATCAATCGGCGGACCGTGTGGCGATGCCGATGATTCTGGCCACATCCGCCGTGCATTCGGGGCTGACGGGCAAGGGTCTGCGGACATTCTGTTCGGTCAATATCCGCTCGGCGGAATGTATCGACCCGCATTATTTCGCCGTGCTGATCGGCTGCGGTGCGACGACGGTCAACGCCTATCTGGCGCAGGATTCCATCGCCGACCGTCTGCGCCGCGGGCTGATCGACGGGACGCTGACCGATGCCGTGCGCCGCTATCGCGCGGCCATCGACGCGGGCCTGCTGAAAATTATGTCCAAGATGGGTATTTCGGTCCTGTCGTCCTATCGCGGCGGTCTGAACTTCGAGGCTGTGGGCCTGTCGCGCGCCATGGTCGCCGAATATTTCCCCGGCATGCATAGCCGCATTTCCGGCATCGGCACGACGGGGATTCAGGCCAAGGCTGAAGAAGTCCATGCCAAAGGCTGGAAAAGCGGCAGCGATGTGTTGCCTATCGGTGGTTTCTACAAGGCGCGCCGGTCGGGTGAAAAACACGCTTGGGAAGCGCAGACCATGCATATGTTGCAGGCGGCCTGCAATAATGCGTCCTATGCGCTTTGGCAGCAATATTCCAAGTCGATGCAGGCCAATCCGCCGATCCATCTGCGCGATCTGCTGGCGATCAAACCTTTGGGTGCGCCGGTGCCGATTGAAGAGGTCGAAAGCATCACCGCGATCCGCAAACGGTTCGTGACACCCGGCATGTCGCTCGGCGCGCTGTCGCCCGAAGCGCATAAGACGCTGAACGTCGCGATGAACCGGATCGGTGCGAAATCCGACAGCGGCGAAGGTGGCGAAGACCCCGCGCATTTCGTGCCGGAACCCAATGGCGACAACCCGTCCGCCAAGATCAAACAGGTCGCATCGGGCCGGTTTGGTGTGACAGCGGAATATCTGAACGCCTGCGAAGAGCTGGAAATCAAGGTTGCCCAAGGGGCCAAGCCCGGCGAAGGCGGCCAGCTGCCCGGTATGAAAGTGACGGAACTGATCGCCCGCCTGCGCCATTCGACCAAGGGTGTGACGCTGATTTCACCACCGCCGCACCACGATATCTATTCGATCGAGGATCTGGCGCAGCTGATCTATGACCTCAAGCAGATCAACCCGCGCTGTAAGGTGACGGTGAAACTGGTGGCATCATCCGGCGTTGGCACGATTGCGGCGGGCGTGGCCAAGGCCAAGGCCGATGTGATCCTGATTTCGGGCCATAATGGCGGCACGGGCGCATCGCCCGGCACCTCGATCAAATATGCCGGTCTGCCGTGGGAAATGGGCCTGACAGAGGCGCATCAGGTGCTGGCGATGAACAACCTGCGCGAACGCATCACGCTGCGCACCGATGGCGGTCTGCGCACCGGGCGCGATATCGTCATGGCGGCAATGCTGGGGGCCGAGGAATACGGCATCGGCACCGCCGCCCTGATCGCGATGGGCTGTATCATGGTGCGTCAGTGCCAGTCGAACACCTGCCCCGTCGGTGTGTGCACGCAGGATGATGCCTTGCGCGCCAAGTTCACCGGCAATGCCGAAAAGGTGGTGAACCTGATCACCTTCTACGCGACCGAAGTGCGCGAGATTCTGGCCAGCATCGGGGCGCGGAGCCTTGATGATGTGATCGGGCGCGCGGATTTGCTGACGCAGGTCAGCCGTGGGTCGGCGCATTTGGATGATCTGGACCTGAACCCGCTGCTGATCACCGTCGATGGCGCGCATAAGATCCGCTATGACCGGCACCGCCCACGCACGGCGGTCAATGACACGCTTGATGCGCAGATCGTGCAGGATGCCGCACGTTTCCTCAACGATGGCGAAAAGATGCAGCTGGATTACGCGGTGCAGAATACGTTGCGCAGCATCGGCACCCGCACATCCAGCCATATCGTGCAGAAATTCGGGATGCGCAACGCGCTGCAACCCGACCATCTGACGGTGAAACTGCGTGGCTCGGCGGGGCAATCGCTTGGCGCTTTTGCCGCGCCGGGGCTAAAGCTTGAAGTGTCGGGCGACGCCAATGATTACGTCGGCAAGGGTCTGTCGGGCGGCACCATCGTCGTGCGCCCCCCGATGATCAGCCCGCTGGTCGCCAGCGAGAACACGATCATCGGCAATACCGTGCTTTACGGCGCAACGGCGGGTTATCTGTTCGCCGCGGGGCGTGCGGGTGAACGCTTTGCCGTGCGCAATTCCGGCGCGCATGTCGTGATCGAAGGCTGCGGCACCAATGGTTGCGAATATATGACCGGTGGTGTCGCGGTGATCCTTGGTGGCATCGGCGCGAATTTTGGCGCAGGCATGACCGGCGGGATGGCCTATCTTTATGATCCCAAAGGCGCATCGGCACCCTTGATCAATATGGAAACGCTGGTGACCTGTCCGGTGACGGTCGATCATTGGCATGACCAGCTTAAAGGCCTGATCGAACGTCATGCAGCGGAAACCGGCAGCCGCAAGGCCGCCGATATCTTGCAGCATTGGGATGTGGAAAAAGCGCATTTCGTGCAGATCTGCCCCAAGGAAATGCTGGTCCACCTCAAGCATCCGCTGATGATCGAGGAAACCGCGATACCGGCGGAATGA
- a CDS encoding NAD(P)-dependent oxidoreductase, producing the protein MAGQSMLKFTTVHRDMPEKRPPDLRKQDFNEIYAEYARDKAAEQASRCSQCGVPYCQTHCPLHNNIPDWLRLTAEGRLQEAYEISQATNTFPEICGRICPQDRLCEGNCVIEQSGHGTVTIGSVEKYITDTAFENGWVQPIRPHAERPESVGIIGAGPGGLAAADMLRRQGVQVAVYDRYDRGGGLMTYGIPGFKLEKDIVMQRMAQLEDGGVQFVLNCNVGEDLSFDAIRGKHDAVLIATGVYKTRDLPDSSAEGIVNAIDYLTASNRKSFGDEVPEYDSGALNAVGKRVVVIGGGDTAMDCVRTAIRQGAESVKCLYRRDRANMPGSQREVANAEEEGVEFVWLSAPLGFEGDAVSGVKVQKMRLGAPDATGRQMPEVIAGADYIEEADLVIKALGFEPEDIPTLWGVPELAVTRWGTIKADFTTGKTSLDGVYAAGDIVRGASLVVWAIRDGRDAATAILDYLGQAASVAAE; encoded by the coding sequence ATGGCTGGCCAGAGTATGTTGAAATTTACCACCGTTCACCGGGACATGCCCGAAAAACGGCCACCTGACCTGCGCAAGCAGGATTTCAACGAAATCTATGCCGAATATGCCCGTGACAAGGCTGCCGAACAGGCCAGCCGCTGCTCGCAATGCGGCGTGCCTTATTGCCAGACCCATTGCCCGCTGCATAACAATATCCCCGACTGGCTGCGCCTGACCGCCGAAGGCCGGTTGCAGGAAGCTTATGAAATCAGTCAGGCCACGAATACTTTCCCCGAAATCTGTGGCCGCATCTGCCCGCAGGACCGTCTGTGCGAAGGCAATTGCGTCATCGAACAATCGGGCCATGGCACGGTCACGATCGGGTCGGTGGAAAAATACATCACCGATACTGCCTTTGAAAATGGCTGGGTCCAGCCGATCCGCCCGCATGCCGAACGCCCCGAAAGCGTGGGTATCATCGGGGCTGGCCCCGGTGGGCTGGCTGCGGCCGATATGCTGCGCCGTCAGGGTGTGCAGGTTGCGGTTTACGACCGCTATGACCGCGGTGGCGGGTTGATGACCTATGGCATCCCCGGTTTCAAACTGGAAAAAGACATCGTCATGCAGCGCATGGCGCAGCTTGAAGATGGCGGCGTGCAATTCGTGCTGAATTGCAATGTGGGCGAGGATCTGTCCTTTGACGCGATCCGGGGCAAACATGACGCCGTGCTGATCGCAACCGGCGTCTACAAGACCCGTGATTTGCCCGATTCCAGCGCCGAAGGCATCGTGAACGCGATTGATTATCTGACCGCCAGCAACCGCAAATCCTTTGGCGATGAGGTGCCCGAATATGACAGCGGCGCGCTGAATGCGGTTGGCAAGCGCGTTGTCGTCATCGGCGGTGGCGATACGGCGATGGATTGCGTGCGCACCGCGATCCGGCAAGGTGCCGAAAGCGTCAAATGCCTTTACCGCCGTGACCGCGCCAATATGCCCGGATCGCAGCGCGAGGTCGCCAATGCCGAGGAAGAGGGCGTTGAATTCGTCTGGCTCTCTGCGCCGCTTGGGTTCGAGGGCGATGCCGTCTCTGGTGTGAAGGTGCAGAAAATGCGCCTTGGCGCGCCCGACGCGACAGGCCGTCAGATGCCCGAGGTCATCGCCGGTGCCGATTATATCGAAGAGGCCGATCTGGTGATCAAGGCGCTGGGCTTCGAGCCAGAGGATATCCCCACACTCTGGGGTGTGCCGGAACTGGCTGTGACCCGCTGGGGCACGATCAAGGCCGATTTCACCACCGGCAAGACCAGTCTGGACGGTGTCTATGCCGCCGGTGACATCGTGCGTGGCGCGTCGCTGGTCGTCTGGGCCATCCGTGACGGGCGCGATGCGGCGACTGCAATCCTTGACTATCTGGGGCAGGCAGCCTCGGTCGCGGCAGAATGA
- a CDS encoding undecaprenyl-diphosphate phosphatase, producing the protein MTTFHLLLVALIQGATEFLPVSSSGHLILLPGLTGMADQGLIIDVAAHLGTLTAVIVYFWGDVRLALTGTRRLLQGKIDTQGAFLALCLLIATIPVIIAGFILKVTGLADTLRGIAVIGWAMLLFGIVLYIADQKGETVKTAARWTLKDAAIMGLWQAVALIPGTSRSGITITAARMLGYARPDAARLSMLMSIPTIIASGALLSLDVIGTATAADLRDIAIVAVMSGLAAWAALAIMMRLLRSVSYTPYVIYRIGLGIVLLVIAYS; encoded by the coding sequence ATGACGACATTTCACCTTTTGCTGGTGGCCTTGATTCAAGGCGCGACAGAGTTTCTGCCGGTGTCATCATCGGGTCACCTGATCCTGCTGCCGGGGCTGACGGGCATGGCCGATCAGGGGCTGATCATCGATGTGGCGGCGCATCTGGGCACGCTGACGGCGGTCATTGTCTATTTCTGGGGCGATGTGCGCTTGGCGCTGACCGGAACGCGCCGGCTGTTGCAGGGTAAGATCGATACCCAAGGCGCGTTTCTGGCGCTCTGCCTGCTGATCGCGACGATCCCGGTCATCATCGCGGGGTTCATCCTGAAAGTGACCGGATTGGCCGATACGCTGCGCGGGATCGCGGTGATCGGCTGGGCGATGCTGCTCTTTGGGATCGTGCTCTATATCGCCGACCAGAAAGGCGAAACGGTCAAGACCGCCGCACGCTGGACATTGAAAGACGCCGCGATCATGGGGCTGTGGCAGGCGGTGGCGCTGATCCCCGGCACGTCACGGTCGGGTATCACGATCACGGCGGCACGGATGCTGGGCTATGCCCGGCCCGACGCGGCGCGGCTGTCGATGCTGATGTCGATCCCGACCATCATCGCCTCGGGCGCATTGCTAAGCCTTGACGTCATCGGCACCGCCACGGCGGCAGACCTGCGCGATATTGCCATCGTGGCTGTGATGTCGGGCCTGGCCGCCTGGGCCGCGCTGGCGATCATGATGCGGCTTTTGCGCAGCGTCAGCTATACGCCTTATGTGATCTACCGGATCGGGCTTGGGATCGTGCTGCTGGTCATCGCCTATAGCTAG
- a CDS encoding complex I NDUFA9 subunit family protein, which translates to MSKLVTIFGGSGFVGRYIARRMAQNGWRVRVAVRNTNQAMFVRTYGVVGQVEPVFCNIRDDASVAAVTNGADAVVNCVGVLAELRKNTFAAVQAEGATRIARIAAEMGVARMVHLSAIGASETSASAYARTKAAGEQGVLDHMPGAVILRPSIIFGAEDEFFNRFAGMTRLGPVLPVIGADTRFQPVYVDDVAAAAVKGVLGEVPGGIYELGGPDVATFRALMQQMLAVVRRRRLIVNIPFWAARIMAGGFNMARVVSLGLVVPPVTRDQVANLAVDNVVSDAAKGFADLGITPTAMMAVLPDYLWRFRPSGQYDVIKESAKNLRS; encoded by the coding sequence ATGTCAAAGCTTGTCACCATCTTCGGCGGATCCGGTTTTGTGGGGCGGTATATCGCCCGCCGCATGGCGCAAAACGGCTGGCGCGTGCGCGTTGCCGTGCGCAACACCAATCAGGCGATGTTCGTGCGCACCTATGGCGTGGTCGGTCAGGTCGAGCCGGTTTTCTGCAACATCCGGGATGATGCCAGCGTGGCTGCCGTCACCAACGGGGCGGATGCTGTGGTCAATTGCGTCGGCGTTCTGGCGGAATTGCGCAAAAACACCTTTGCCGCCGTCCAGGCCGAAGGTGCGACGCGGATCGCCCGGATCGCGGCGGAAATGGGCGTGGCGCGCATGGTGCATCTGTCGGCCATCGGCGCCAGCGAGACATCGGCCAGCGCATATGCCCGCACCAAGGCTGCAGGCGAACAGGGTGTGCTGGACCATATGCCCGGTGCCGTGATCCTGCGCCCCTCGATCATTTTCGGGGCCGAGGATGAATTTTTCAACCGTTTCGCGGGCATGACCCGTCTTGGCCCGGTGCTGCCTGTCATCGGTGCCGATACGCGGTTCCAGCCGGTCTATGTCGATGATGTGGCCGCCGCCGCCGTCAAAGGCGTGTTGGGCGAGGTCCCCGGCGGGATCTATGAACTGGGCGGGCCGGATGTCGCGACCTTCCGCGCCTTGATGCAGCAGATGCTGGCCGTCGTGCGCCGTCGCCGCCTGATCGTGAATATCCCGTTCTGGGCTGCGCGGATCATGGCGGGCGGGTTCAATATGGCGCGCGTGGTGTCGCTGGGTCTGGTGGTGCCGCCCGTGACGCGCGATCAGGTCGCCAATCTGGCCGTTGATAATGTCGTCAGCGACGCGGCCAAGGGCTTTGCCGATCTGGGGATTACCCCCACCGCGATGATGGCCGTTTTGCCCGATTATCTGTGGCGGTTCCGTCCGTCGGGCCAATATGACGTGATCAAGGAATCGGCCAAGAACCTGCGGTCCTAG
- a CDS encoding tyrosine-type recombinase/integrase, producing MGKNIPPYVSRERTRHGRVNWYFRRDHGKRIRLPDLLDPGFDAAYMDALKGVEPAPRYRQADPKSLEWLIDRYRRSTAFADLAKATQKQRNNILKHVIESAGAAPYAAVTKATIAKGVEKRAKTPAQAENFRKAMSGLFNWAVEMDFVTENPTLGVKTPKTGKGGGFAVWTDEDVERYHARWPHGTKERVWIDVLLYTGLRRGDAVQIGRQHIREGWATLKTEKTGTEVTIPILAPLKASLDAGPTGDMHFIVGASGKPLTKESFGNMFRDACREAGVEKSAHGLRKIAATRAAEAGATVNELEAMFGWEGGKMAIHYTKSANRKKLAIRGWSR from the coding sequence ATGGGCAAGAATATCCCGCCCTATGTGTCACGGGAACGAACCCGGCACGGCCGCGTCAACTGGTATTTCCGACGCGACCACGGAAAACGCATCCGCCTCCCGGACCTGCTCGATCCGGGCTTCGACGCGGCCTACATGGACGCGCTGAAAGGGGTCGAGCCTGCGCCGCGCTACCGGCAGGCCGACCCGAAGTCGCTCGAATGGCTGATCGACCGCTACCGGCGATCCACCGCCTTCGCCGACCTCGCCAAGGCCACCCAGAAGCAGCGCAACAACATCCTGAAGCACGTCATCGAGAGCGCGGGAGCTGCGCCCTACGCGGCGGTCACCAAGGCGACGATCGCAAAGGGGGTCGAGAAGCGGGCAAAGACACCGGCGCAGGCCGAAAACTTCAGGAAGGCCATGAGCGGCTTGTTCAACTGGGCGGTCGAAATGGACTTCGTGACTGAGAACCCGACGCTAGGGGTGAAGACGCCCAAGACCGGCAAGGGCGGCGGCTTCGCGGTCTGGACCGACGAGGACGTCGAGCGCTACCACGCCCGATGGCCTCACGGTACGAAGGAGCGGGTCTGGATCGACGTGTTGCTCTACACGGGCCTGCGCCGTGGCGATGCGGTTCAGATTGGCCGCCAGCACATCCGCGAAGGTTGGGCGACGTTGAAGACCGAGAAGACCGGCACCGAAGTGACGATCCCGATCTTGGCGCCCCTCAAGGCGAGCCTCGACGCAGGGCCGACAGGCGACATGCACTTCATCGTCGGGGCCTCGGGCAAGCCGCTGACCAAGGAGAGCTTCGGCAACATGTTCCGTGATGCCTGCCGCGAGGCGGGGGTCGAGAAGTCGGCGCATGGGCTGAGGAAGATCGCCGCCACGCGGGCCGCAGAGGCCGGGGCTACGGTGAATGAGCTGGAAGCGATGTTCGGATGGGAGGGCGGCAAAATGGCCATTCACTACACGAAGTCGGCCAACCGAAAGAAGCTCGCGATCAGGGGGTGGAGCCGATGA